One region of Wyeomyia smithii strain HCP4-BCI-WySm-NY-G18 chromosome 3, ASM2978416v1, whole genome shotgun sequence genomic DNA includes:
- the LOC129731426 gene encoding zinc finger protein 267-like, with amino-acid sequence MDCNLQEILEDLSTVDAPSMTPNFSAILEDLTSPGFPTPEPSPTHYDQFLQTITESCAPPLHYATLTPAASPVQDYDATMSEGITAQPRPSYWLEIANSTIVSYIIVPETKPEPSTNYTQSNSFYQPDSEQDLGLASNHETSFMECPSSGTFAIEYPTSSTPHPCEIQGTSAQPFYITWSIVSPTEETISVEIPPANSNENSNEGQLRKSRRVSFIQYNTELYCMFCNKEFGRKGNLRQHILTQHSSDRLCRCEICGKNFATEEKLQNHKRNHDPENKKYPCSQCEKSYVYPKDRDRHFDLHHGTPMHQCKYCRKRFVRRDHLLAHEQSHEKQGTIELTRGRRRRKVPGGNGVLLPLN; translated from the coding sequence atggATTGTAATCTACAGGAGATATTGGAGGATTTATCGACTGTAGATGCGCCGTCTATGACTCCAAATTTTAGTGCGATACTGGAGGATTTAACCAGTCCTGGTTTTCCTACGCCGGAGCCATCACCTACGCATTATGACCAATTTTTACAAACCATAACAGAAAGCTGTGCACCACCCTTGCATTATGCAACGTTGACACCTGCTGCGAGCCCTGTGCAAGATTACGACGCTACGATGTCGGAAGGCATTACTGCACAACCAAGGCCATCGTACTGGCTTGAAATTGCCAATTCAACTATTGTGAGCTACATTATAGTACCAGAAACGAAACCAGAACCTAGCACGAACTACACCCAAAGCAATTCGTTTTACCAGCCAGACTCTGAACAGGATCTTGGTTTGGCGAGCAACCATGAAACGAGTTTCATGGAGTGCCCTTCATCAGGAACATTTGCAATTGAATACCCGACATCGTCGACGCCCCATCCTTGTGAGATCCAGGGCACATCAGCACAACCGTTTTACATAACCTGGTCGATAGTTTCACCAACCGAAGAGACAATTTCGGTAGAGATTCCACCAGCAAATTCGAACGAAAACTCCAACGAAGGACAGCTGCGCAAGTCACGTAGAGTAAGTTTTATACAATACAATACCGAGCTGTACTGCATGTTTTGCAACAAAGAATTCGGCCGGAAGGGAAACCTTAGGCAACACATCCTTACCCAGCACTCTAGCGACCGACTGTGCCGGTGCGAGATATGTGGTAAAAACTTCGCAACCGAGGAGAAACTACAGAACCACAAGCGCAACCACGATCCTGAGAACAAAAAATATCCTTGTTCACAGTGTGAGAAATCATATGTGTATCCGAAGGATCGCGACCGGCATTTTGATCTGCATCACGGAACGCCGATGCATCAGTGCAAATACTGCCGGAAGCGATTCGTACGTCGTGACCATTTATTAGCCCACGAGCAATCTCACGAGAAACAGGGAACAATTGAGCTAACTCGTGGCCGACGGCGGCGGAAGGTACCTGGTGGAAATGGAGTGCTGTTGCCGTTGAACTAG